aaACCAATTAAATAATGTACCATTCCTGTATTTTTAATCTCGAGCTGAATCCTAAATATGCAACTCAAAAGGGCCATAAGCTAATATGAAAGGAGTCGCATAACATgttttcataagttataataattatgtctaacttgttcatatatatgaaattggCAATGTTATAactttatattatatgttttattgcTATTTTTTGGATAACTATACATAAGAACCATGATTAACTATTATAAAAGCATGTTAATCAAGgggatatatttaattatccatgacaatatatttttttttatttgatgtaacattttatttagtgaaacttattatttgtattatatttattttaatttaaatcatattttgataaccgaagagtataataattttatatatcagggtataattataatttggttaatttggaacaattgcctacattataatataccttcatattaatgattatatttttaatgttaattaaGCACACTACTAAtgtataatagataatcataaaatatagattcataaatatcgattgagaatcgacaatataaaatagtctataaattattgttatgcttctaacatgttttgaagttgtaattgtagttactattatcttcttgtattaatagaagttgcttcatacgctttaatttatttatcataaggtataataatagattaatcactattcatttttaaattttatattttgaggtataaatatattatattttaaaatagttaaaaaataaaatataagtataataaaattcatatcatattttgttctaataattataaataatatgatagatataaTATCGTTGTTATCatatgcctatacatataatataacaaaatactctactaataactaatattgaaatattgtttttttgtgaaaccttcatataattaaatattaatattaattttatcgaaaagatgcataataatatattataaaggtatcatttatatatatatgttaaagatccaatttgggatatatgattttatattctaaaaaaatggataaatagagaaaatgataaagacTTAATCAacgttaattttatttttattatcccatattatattatcgttgtttaatgaataatcattttttaatccAAAACACCATTACGttatcatagaattaataaaatatagaatttttaataaattatttgaatgcatatacattgataactatataAGTAAagtatataagataaaaatgaaaaatgcataaaatttaacgaatattcatttaaatttatatactaaaaaagaaaatatatcttatctctctcctcttaaaggacaatataataacctaattacgcatagttttttattattctttaaaatttgtatcaatagtatttatatgctaatacataatattttataagaataatttaaaaaaaaatatgcatttaaaaacttatttaagcttataaattgCTTAATAAGTATGGGTTCATTACTAATTGTTGCTTTAAATCATgggaaaaaatatgtaaaatatattataaaattacccaataaagagtacttctaaattgaagtatataggaataaaaataaagttatcgAACTCATAAAAATGGATTAagaatttatctacattcattaaaacaatataaatttatgtaatttgcatagaaaatggagtatgtaacttaatttgaaaatattataattttaataaaacagtaATATGTAGCATTATAAACaagtattaaatatttaaaatatattagaaaatatatatttatatactttcgAAAATTatacgaataatatatttattaatttttatatatttacaggTTCATGggtataaatttatttattaaagaaTTAGAaacaaatttgtatttttctatattgagACATAAGGGGATGTATTTTAAACTCATTACAAAATTActtacaattttataataaaattagaaTGGATATTATTAATCATCATGCATTTAAGGATAAATTATGTTATACTTATgaccaaaataaatatctcCAATTTAAGGCAGTTTATCtaatttctatatattatatagaaaTTTACTATGAGTTtactattatattattactttacattaattttaaattaatactaaaaataaaatgtgtttACTACatataattgttatataGAAAATCCAAGTTTATGTCCCCTATTTTGATGTagtatatatgaaattaatatgatgtacttaatttatagtccaaaaataaatttccaATATGTCAATTAGTAAAGTGGTACATACAATTtcttgaataaaaatatttgttattacagatttttgatattctattatctataaattaataatacgttaattttaatagacatgcttattttatttttttaaatgttttcttagtgtagTGAGTTTACTACTTTTTGGAAGTTTTTTCCCGATAAATTGAAAGAATCTaaatatgaatttaaaagtacattttttaaagatTACTGCCCTGAACAAAAATGCAATAACGATATTGAAAAGATTAATGCTGGCTGTTTACGGTTAATTCAtgattttttcattaaatctGGTTTTTCAGCTGGTCAACATGTTCTTAAGAATGAttctatatgtattataatatGGCTAGGTTATATTTTAAGCCTAAAGTCACATGAAGGAATCAAGACAATAAACGATTTTTATTCTAGTCATATACAAGATAACGCGGAGTACTCTAAGCATAAAATTGATCATGATACATATACCGATTATAAGAAAATCATAGATAACATAAAggaatatatgaatattagtattaatgatatgtctaaattttatgaattacTTAAATTGTTATGTAATATGCATACTgcttataataataaagatagtAGCCAAATTTCAGAACATGCTAAGGCATTTGCTGATGAATATCAAAAACTTtttgatgatgataataataatgtcgGAAATTCatacaataaaatattactTGTTTTAtccaattattataataatattgaaacAGGTACTCGCTTTAATAATACATCAATAACTCGTCCTAAATTACCAACAGAAAAAACACCCAAAAAAGATAATTCAGAAGGTCATGAAGTAACTAAAGTAACTGAACAACCGAGTGAAACAGGTAAATTAGGTATTACAACGGCAACCCCAAGTTCTGACATTACAGTATCAAACTCATCactagtaaataaattagttATAGTTTTACCGATATTAGCTGCAATACCATTTTTTTTGGGAATTGCTtacaaggtaaataataaggaattaaaaaatattttcattaaatatatgcaaacattaacaaaaaaattatacgttttttaacattttatattagtattcattatttggatttcggaaacgatcaaaaaaacaacatttaagagaaaaactaaaaaaataaagaaaatggatcattaatatatgattcgaagagtaatgattattccaggaatagtaataatgattgatatatgttaagaaactgtctagttggaaataattaatttttgcataatttttgtataatttttatgttgtaGGTCAAGGTTATGTTTATGGAACCTATATTGGGGTTAGGGTtatgtattatatcttttttaattttttataatttgaaaactaattaaatatatataccatcATGCATGTTTAATCAGGAGATGAgtctaaatatgcaaccaaaaaaggGATACcgtcattaatatgaaaagggtcacataacattttttcataaattataatacttATGTCTAATTCgttcatatatatgaaatgggcaatattataaatttgtattatatattttattactattttttggAAAACTATACATAAGAACCCTTATTAACTATTATAAAAGCATGTTAATCAAGGGGGTATATTTAACTATccataacaatatatttttttatttgatgaaacacTTTATTTAGtgaaacttattatttgtttcattattatttttgtttaattataaCTTTCCAACAAAACTACATAGTAATCTTATATATAAGTCTATAGTATATGACTAGAATCATTTGGAATAACTgtttacattataatataccttcacGTTAAtgggtatatttttattgttaattaaacatattaccaatatataatagatattcacaaaatatagattcatgaGTATCGATCGGGAATCGACAATGTAACAtagtctataaaatattattatgcttctaacatGTTTTGAAGTTTTAATTGCAGTTattattctctttttttattttacatttgtattaatagaagttgctTTATAcgatttaatttatttgccACAAAGGTATAACATTagattaatcattattaatttttaaactttatattttgaggtataaataaattatatttaaaatagttaaaataaaaatataaagatattaataaaatttcatattttgttctaataattataaacaatatgatagatataatgcattattgttatattcatatacatataatctaataaaataatctaccaataactaatattaaatattattttattgggtaaacttcatataattaaatactaatattaattttatcgaaaagacgcataataatatattataaaggtatcatttatatatatatatgttaaaaattcaatttgggatatatgatattatattctaaaaaattggataaatagagaaaatgataaagacTTAATCAacgttaattttatttttattatcccatattatattatcgttgtttaatgaataatcattttttaatccATAACGACATTACTTTATTATAgggttaataaaatatagaatttataataaatgatttgattgtatatacattgataattataacaataaaatatataagataaaaataaacaatgtAGAAAATTTaacgaatatttatataaatttatatattaaaagagaaaatatatcttatctctctcctcttaaaggacAATATAACAACTTAATTATActtagttttctattatactttaaaatttgcatcaatacttatttatacattaatatttaatatttactaagtattattttaaaaataatatgcattagAAGTCTTATTTAAGCACATAAATACGGTtacagtgctaattgttattttaacagtgaaaaaaatatgtaaaatatattataaaattgccTAATAAGGAATGCttctaaattgaagtatatagaaataaaaataaagttatcgAACTCATAaaaatggattatgaatttttctacattcattaaaaacaatattaaaattatgtatatgtaataataaaatggaacaatataatttattttgaaaatgctataattttaataaaacagtgGTATATAGcattagaaacaagtattaaatatttaaaaaatatatttatatacttttaaaaattatactaataatatatttattaatttttatatatctaCAGGTtcaaagatataaatatatttattaaaacatgagaaacaaatttgtatttttctatatcgaaacataaatataaggGGATGTATTTTAAACTCATTACAAAATTccttacatttttataataaaattataatggatATC
This sequence is a window from Plasmodium yoelii strain 17X genome assembly, chromosome: 1. Protein-coding genes within it:
- a CDS encoding PIR protein; amino-acid sequence: MSISKCSEFTTFWKFFPDKLKESKYEFKSTFFKDYCPEQKCNNDIEKINAGCLRLIHDFFIKSGFSAGQHVLKNDSICIIIWLGYILSLKSHEGIKTINDFYSSHIQDNAEYSKHKIDHDTYTDYKKIIDNIKEYMNISINDMSKFYELLKLLCNMHTAYNNKDSSQISEHAKAFADEYQKLFDDDNNNVGNSYNKILLVLSNYYNNIETGTRFNNTSITRPKLPTEKTPKKDNSEGHEVTKVTEQPSETGKLGITTATPSSDITVSNSSLVNKLVIVLPILAAIPFFLGIAYKYSLFGFRKRSKKQHLREKLKK